A DNA window from Pseudomonas sp. B21-056 contains the following coding sequences:
- a CDS encoding CynX/NimT family MFS transporter, with product MNPESEFSMSRDLLDPTSSKTPKRAAELEELLIDAEADDEQAQQAHPLLRRPWLLLLGLILVALNLRPALSSMAPLLSEVSKSLGLSAAQAGLLTTLPVLCLGLFAPLAPVLARRFGAERVVLGILLTLAGAIVLRSSFGQVGLFAGSVLAGASIGVIGVLLPGIVKRDFARQAGAMTGVYTMALCLGAAMAAGATVPLSEQLNHSWALGLGFWAVPALLAVVFWLPQTGRKQGAHQAAYRVRGLLRDPLAWQVTLYMGLQSSLAYIVFGWLPSILIGRGLTPTQAGLVLSGSVIVQLISSLAAPWLATRGKDQRPAIVIVMLMTLAGLFGCLYAPLDGLWGWAILLGLGQGATFSLALTLIVLRSRDAHVAANLSSMAQGFGYTLASLGPFAVGVVHDWTGGWQALGWIFGLIGLGAIIAGIGAGRALYVGVSSEKITDLR from the coding sequence ATGAACCCTGAATCCGAGTTTTCCATGTCCCGCGACCTGCTTGACCCCACCTCCTCGAAGACGCCCAAGCGCGCCGCTGAGCTGGAAGAACTGTTGATCGACGCCGAAGCCGACGACGAACAGGCCCAGCAGGCCCATCCGTTGCTGCGCCGGCCCTGGCTGTTGCTGCTCGGGTTGATCCTGGTGGCGTTGAACCTGCGTCCGGCGTTGTCGAGCATGGCGCCGTTGCTCAGTGAGGTTTCGAAAAGCCTTGGCCTGTCGGCCGCCCAGGCGGGTTTGCTGACCACCTTGCCGGTGCTCTGTCTTGGCCTGTTCGCGCCGCTGGCACCCGTTCTGGCGCGGCGTTTCGGTGCCGAGCGCGTGGTGCTGGGGATCTTGTTGACGCTTGCCGGCGCGATTGTGCTGCGCAGTTCGTTCGGCCAGGTCGGCCTGTTCGCCGGCAGTGTCCTGGCCGGCGCGAGCATCGGTGTGATCGGTGTGCTGTTGCCAGGCATCGTCAAGCGTGACTTCGCCCGGCAGGCCGGCGCCATGACCGGTGTCTACACCATGGCGTTGTGCCTGGGGGCGGCGATGGCCGCCGGGGCGACGGTGCCGTTGAGCGAGCAACTGAACCATAGCTGGGCCCTGGGGCTTGGGTTCTGGGCGGTTCCGGCCTTGCTGGCTGTCGTGTTCTGGTTGCCGCAAACCGGCCGGAAACAGGGTGCCCACCAGGCGGCATATCGGGTTCGCGGGTTATTGCGCGATCCACTGGCCTGGCAAGTGACGCTGTATATGGGGCTGCAATCGTCCCTGGCCTACATCGTGTTCGGCTGGCTGCCATCGATCCTCATTGGTCGCGGCCTGACGCCGACCCAGGCCGGGCTGGTGTTGTCGGGTTCGGTCATCGTGCAGTTGATCAGCTCCCTGGCGGCGCCCTGGCTGGCGACCCGCGGCAAGGACCAGCGCCCGGCCATCGTGATTGTCATGCTCATGACCCTCGCTGGACTGTTCGGTTGTCTTTACGCGCCCCTCGACGGTTTGTGGGGCTGGGCGATCCTGCTCGGGTTGGGGCAGGGTGCGACGTTCAGCCTGGCGCTGACGTTGATCGTGCTGCGCTCGCGAGACGCCCATGTGGCCGCCAACCTCTCCAGCATGGCCCAGGGCTTCGGTTACACCCTGGCGTCCCTGGGGCCGTTCGCCGTGGGAGTGGTGCATGACTGGACCGGCGGGTGGCAAGCCCTGGGCTGGATCTTCGGCTTGATCGGCCTGGGGGCGATCATCGCCGGCATCGGCGCTGGTCGGGCGTTGTACGTCGGGGTCAGCAGCGAGAAAATCACCGACCTTCGCTGA
- a CDS encoding type II toxin-antitoxin system MqsR family toxin: MEKNTPHYALAVIQADVRRLRGNAFTSTAKNNAWVLGLTLTDMQEVILGLQRKQFYKSMTSYGDHRVWHDVYHANTHGLEIYIKVTYRPSGGPPVISFKEKNV, encoded by the coding sequence ATGGAAAAGAACACACCTCATTACGCGCTGGCAGTGATACAGGCGGATGTCAGACGGCTCAGGGGCAATGCATTCACCAGCACCGCAAAAAACAATGCATGGGTGCTCGGTCTGACGCTTACAGATATGCAGGAGGTCATTTTGGGACTCCAGCGAAAGCAGTTCTATAAATCGATGACCTCCTATGGCGATCACCGAGTCTGGCACGACGTCTATCACGCCAACACACACGGTTTGGAGATCTACATCAAGGTGACCTACCGTCCGAGCGGAGGCCCACCGGTGATCTCCTTCAAGGAGAAAAACGTATGA